Proteins co-encoded in one Pseudomonadota bacterium genomic window:
- the znuB gene encoding zinc ABC transporter permease subunit ZnuB has product MVDDFILRALLAGVLVALVCGPLGCFIVWRRMAYFGDTLSHSALLGVALGLILGVNLNVGILAVCIVIALLLFSLQHQQRLANDTLLGIFSHAALSIGLVALSLLEGIRVDLMGYLFGDILSVTTNDIYVVAGGAVLVLLLLAWMWRPLLALTVHSELAAAEGVPVTALRLGFMLLIALVIAIAMKIVGILLITSLLIIPAAAARRFARTPEQMAAGAALLGSLAVLGGLVGSMTWDTPSGPSIVLAATVLFALTLVTGALRRRG; this is encoded by the coding sequence ATGGTCGATGACTTCATTCTTCGGGCATTGCTCGCCGGTGTGCTGGTGGCACTGGTTTGCGGGCCGCTCGGCTGCTTCATTGTCTGGCGGCGCATGGCCTACTTTGGCGATACCCTGTCACATTCGGCGCTGCTCGGCGTCGCCCTGGGATTGATCCTGGGCGTCAATCTCAATGTCGGCATCCTCGCCGTCTGCATCGTGATCGCGCTGCTGCTCTTCAGCCTGCAGCACCAGCAGCGGCTCGCCAACGACACCCTGCTCGGCATCTTCTCCCACGCCGCACTGTCGATCGGCCTGGTGGCTCTCAGTCTGTTGGAGGGCATCCGCGTCGATCTCATGGGCTATCTGTTCGGCGACATCCTGTCCGTGACGACAAACGATATCTACGTCGTTGCCGGCGGTGCTGTACTGGTTCTGTTGTTGTTGGCGTGGATGTGGCGTCCGCTGCTGGCGCTGACGGTGCACAGCGAGCTGGCGGCGGCCGAAGGGGTGCCGGTGACGGCGCTGCGCCTTGGCTTCATGCTGCTGATCGCCCTGGTGATTGCCATCGCCATGAAGATCGTCGGTATCCTGCTCATCACCTCGCTGTTGATCATCCCGGCGGCGGCCGCGCGGCGTTTCGCCCGCACCCCCGAGCAGATGGCGGCGGGCGCCGCGTTGCTGGGCAGCCTGGCTGTGCTGGGCGGGTTGGTCGGGTCGATGACCTGGGATACTCCGAGCGGCCCCTCGATCGTGCTGGCGGCAACGGTGCTTTTCGCGCTGACCCTGGTGACCGGCGCGCTACGGCGGCGGGGATGA
- a CDS encoding dodecin domain-containing protein, whose product MSESVYKVVELVGTSTESWEKAAAAAVERAGKSLRDLRVAEVSELDMQIKDGRVEGYRAKVKVSFKYEG is encoded by the coding sequence ATGTCAGAAAGCGTCTATAAGGTTGTTGAATTGGTGGGTACCAGCACCGAGTCCTGGGAGAAAGCGGCCGCGGCGGCTGTTGAGCGGGCAGGAAAGAGTTTGCGCGATCTGCGCGTCGCGGAGGTATCGGAGCTGGACATGCAGATCAAGGACGGGCGTGTAGAGGGGTATCGCGCAAAGGTCAAAGTCTCGTTCAAGTACGAGGGCTGA
- a CDS encoding transcriptional repressor yields the protein MSHATDFPAPGHDHSHCIAAALDRAENHCREQKARLTAQRRRVLEIVWSSHAPIGAYAILEQLADEGAKPAPMTVYRALDFLRTQGLVHKVAGLNAFVGCSHPGAMHDGQFLICRECGAVAEINDPTLDRAVKGCVATVGFQLTQGRIELEGICTHCLSHHE from the coding sequence ATGTCCCACGCGACCGATTTCCCCGCCCCAGGACACGACCATAGTCACTGCATCGCCGCGGCACTGGACCGGGCCGAAAACCATTGTCGCGAACAAAAGGCGCGACTGACCGCACAACGGCGCCGGGTGCTGGAGATCGTCTGGTCCAGCCATGCACCGATAGGCGCCTACGCGATTCTCGAACAACTCGCCGACGAGGGGGCGAAACCGGCGCCCATGACCGTCTATCGGGCGCTCGATTTCCTCCGGACTCAGGGGCTGGTGCACAAGGTGGCGGGGTTGAACGCCTTTGTCGGCTGTTCCCATCCGGGTGCCATGCACGACGGTCAGTTCCTCATCTGCCGCGAATGCGGTGCTGTGGCCGAGATCAACGATCCCACCCTGGACCGCGCCGTGAAGGGTTGCGTCGCGACAGTGGGTTTTCAACTGACCCAGGGGCGCATCGAACTGGAAGGGATCTGCACCCACTGCCTGTCCCACCATGAATAA
- a CDS encoding PAS domain S-box protein: protein MESDAIWLGVVALGWLSTSALIGCAVLILNHREAERRIHDQEVAHQEITKRLEESETRLRAIIESEPECVKLQASDGTVLEINPAGLTLLDAGSPAEIIGKPIYNFVAPDFIPFYKENMRRVFSGESMVYEFKSITLKGRVCWMETHAVPLRDEQGTVYALLGITRDITEHKWALDQARQHQLELARVARLSTMGEMATGLAHELNQPLAAIANFTRGCIHRLRSGKVAPTELIEPLEEVCEQAERAGEIMRHVRDFVRKSEPRIIAADINQIVRSVAKFVELETRQQDARVTLELAEDLPQVQADAIMIEQVICNLVRNAVEAMVESNSPQREITICTKHRDAGDILVEVGDTGPGISRSIADKIFDQFFTTKREGVGMGLSISRSIIESHGGKLRALPQPDSGTVFTFSLRTFIPGQPNDERAHRIYH from the coding sequence ATGGAAAGCGATGCGATCTGGTTGGGTGTGGTAGCGCTTGGTTGGCTTTCAACATCGGCGCTGATCGGATGTGCGGTGCTGATCCTGAATCACCGCGAGGCCGAGCGTCGGATACACGACCAGGAGGTCGCCCACCAGGAGATCACGAAGCGGCTTGAGGAGAGTGAAACCCGCCTGCGGGCGATCATCGAATCGGAGCCGGAATGCGTAAAGCTGCAAGCTTCCGACGGCACGGTGCTGGAAATAAACCCGGCAGGGCTTACGCTGCTCGATGCGGGATCGCCCGCAGAGATCATCGGCAAACCCATCTACAACTTTGTCGCGCCGGATTTCATACCTTTCTACAAAGAAAACATGCGGCGCGTCTTCTCGGGCGAATCCATGGTCTACGAGTTCAAGTCGATTACGCTCAAGGGTCGGGTCTGCTGGATGGAGACGCACGCAGTTCCGCTGCGCGATGAACAAGGCACCGTTTACGCACTGCTCGGCATCACTCGTGACATCACCGAGCACAAGTGGGCGCTGGACCAGGCGCGCCAGCATCAATTGGAATTGGCACGGGTGGCGCGACTGTCCACGATGGGCGAGATGGCGACCGGGCTGGCCCATGAACTCAACCAACCGCTTGCGGCAATCGCCAATTTTACCCGCGGCTGCATTCACCGCCTGCGCAGCGGAAAAGTGGCGCCGACGGAATTGATCGAACCGCTCGAGGAGGTCTGCGAGCAGGCGGAACGCGCCGGAGAAATCATGCGCCACGTGCGCGATTTTGTGCGTAAAAGCGAACCCCGGATTATTGCGGCCGATATCAATCAGATCGTTCGCAGCGTGGCCAAGTTCGTGGAATTGGAGACGCGGCAACAGGACGCGCGGGTGACACTGGAACTGGCGGAAGATCTACCGCAGGTGCAGGCGGACGCCATCATGATCGAACAGGTCATCTGCAATCTGGTCCGCAATGCGGTCGAAGCGATGGTGGAGTCCAATTCTCCACAACGGGAAATCACCATTTGCACCAAACATCGGGACGCGGGCGATATTCTGGTCGAGGTTGGCGATACGGGTCCGGGTATAAGCAGATCGATTGCCGACAAGATCTTCGATCAGTTCTTCACCACCAAGCGTGAAGGCGTCGGCATGGGACTCTCCATCAGCCGCTCGATCATCGAATCCCACGGCGGGAAGTTGCGTGCACTACCGCAGCCCGACAGCGGAACCGTCTTCACATTTTCATTGCGGACTTTCATACCAGGACAACCCAACGATGAGCGGGCCCACCGTATTTATCATTGA
- a CDS encoding DNA-binding response regulator, which yields MSGPTVFIIDDDPAVARSLRWLIEAVQLNVELFSSAQAFLEAYDATTPGCMVLDVRIPGLSGLELQEQLAGKYAYHAPIIFITGHGDVKMAVRAIQAGAFDFIEKPFRDQELLDRIQRAIIFDAEQRGKIAERVEISELFATLSPREREVFGLVAEGMSNKAIAYDLGLSSKTVEVHRAKVMEKLHARSLADLVKMSMQMKSG from the coding sequence ATGAGCGGGCCCACCGTATTTATCATTGATGACGATCCAGCCGTCGCACGCAGTCTGCGCTGGCTGATCGAAGCGGTGCAGCTCAATGTGGAACTGTTCAGCTCGGCACAGGCTTTTCTCGAAGCCTACGACGCGACCACGCCGGGATGCATGGTTCTCGATGTGCGCATTCCCGGATTGAGCGGGCTGGAACTACAGGAGCAACTGGCGGGAAAATACGCCTACCATGCGCCGATCATCTTCATAACCGGCCACGGCGATGTCAAAATGGCGGTGCGCGCCATCCAGGCAGGCGCATTCGACTTCATCGAGAAACCTTTTCGCGATCAGGAACTGCTCGATCGAATCCAGAGGGCGATCATCTTTGACGCGGAACAGCGCGGCAAAATCGCAGAACGTGTAGAGATTTCAGAACTGTTTGCGACGCTCAGCCCGCGCGAACGCGAAGTCTTCGGCCTCGTTGCCGAAGGGATGTCAAACAAAGCCATCGCCTACGATCTCGGCCTGAGCTCCAAAACCGTCGAAGTCCATCGCGCCAAGGTCATGGAAAAGCTGCATGCGCGATCACTTGCCGATCTGGTCAAGATGTCGATGCAGATGAAGTCGGGATAA
- a CDS encoding protoheme IX farnesyltransferase: MTETVLSRTRPSATVQRYLRLTKPRVVSLIIFCAAIGMLLATDGMVPLVVLVAAIFGITLAAGAAAALNCLVEQKIDALMARTRGRPLPRGEVGSIEALLFLVVTACVGLGVLYYFVNPLTMWLTLATFVGYTIIYTIVLKPLTPQNIVIGGASGAMPPVLGWAAMTGEAPYQAWLLFLVIFLWTPPHFWSLALYRTHEYARTGLPMLPVVKGREYTLNSILAYTIVLGLVATLPYFIGMSGWVYLVSAAVLSVLFVVKAWRMKLSYSDAAARRTFRYSISYLSLLFAALLVDHYLPY, from the coding sequence GTGACCGAGACGGTACTTTCCCGGACGCGCCCCAGTGCCACTGTGCAGCGTTATCTTCGCCTGACAAAACCGCGCGTGGTGTCGCTGATAATCTTCTGCGCCGCGATTGGGATGTTGCTCGCGACCGACGGCATGGTGCCTCTGGTGGTCCTCGTGGCGGCGATTTTCGGAATCACATTGGCAGCCGGAGCGGCAGCGGCGTTGAACTGCCTGGTGGAGCAGAAGATCGATGCGCTGATGGCGCGCACTCGTGGCCGCCCGCTGCCGCGCGGGGAAGTGGGATCGATCGAAGCGCTGCTCTTCCTGGTCGTAACCGCCTGCGTGGGTCTTGGTGTGCTTTACTATTTTGTGAACCCGCTGACGATGTGGCTGACCCTGGCGACCTTTGTGGGGTATACGATCATCTATACGATCGTACTCAAACCGCTGACACCGCAGAACATTGTCATCGGCGGCGCTTCAGGCGCGATGCCGCCGGTGCTCGGCTGGGCAGCCATGACCGGAGAGGCGCCGTATCAGGCGTGGTTGCTGTTCCTGGTCATCTTTCTCTGGACGCCGCCGCATTTCTGGTCGCTGGCGCTCTATCGGACCCATGAATACGCACGTACGGGACTGCCGATGTTGCCGGTGGTGAAGGGGCGCGAATACACGTTGAACAGCATTCTGGCCTATACCATCGTATTAGGGCTCGTTGCGACCCTGCCGTATTTCATCGGCATGAGTGGCTGGGTGTATCTGGTATCGGCTGCCGTTCTGAGCGTCCTGTTCGTTGTCAAGGCATGGCGGATGAAACTGAGCTACAGCGACGCGGCCGCCCGCCGGACATTTCGCTACTCCATCTCCTACCTGTCATTGCTTTTTGCGGCACTGCTTGTCGATCATTATCTGCCGTACTGA
- a CDS encoding zinc ABC transporter substrate-binding protein has translation MATVGLLLAAGSWSATATPRVVATVAPVHSLVAAIMAGVGEPHLLIRGIASPHDFVLRPSDRRALGEAQLVFWVGEGLESFLPRVLAVLDKSVRTVELARLEGVERLPQRAGGIWAAAAHAEPSTPERDEHRHGAATGYNPHLWLDPRNASRWALGMVDALSAVDPANAVRYRRNGEQLQAGLKALDGELQQALAPVHATPYVVFHDAYHYLEHRYQLSPAGSVSLGDGRAPGARRLHEIRQLFNERGAYCIFTEPQFEPRIIRTLVEGTAVRVSELDPLGARIAPGPELYFRLMRELSRSLVECLRD, from the coding sequence ATGGCGACGGTTGGTCTGTTACTGGCAGCCGGCTCATGGTCGGCGACTGCCACCCCCCGTGTGGTGGCAACCGTGGCACCGGTGCACTCGTTGGTAGCCGCAATCATGGCGGGCGTTGGCGAACCGCATCTTCTGATCCGGGGGATCGCCTCACCTCACGACTTTGTCTTGCGGCCCTCCGACCGGCGCGCGCTGGGTGAAGCGCAGCTGGTGTTTTGGGTAGGCGAGGGCCTGGAGAGTTTTCTGCCCAGGGTGTTGGCAGTGTTGGATAAAAGCGTGCGCACGGTGGAACTCGCCAGGTTGGAGGGGGTGGAGCGACTCCCGCAGCGCGCCGGAGGTATCTGGGCCGCCGCGGCGCACGCCGAACCGTCGACGCCCGAGCGAGATGAGCACCGTCACGGCGCAGCGACGGGGTACAACCCGCATCTCTGGCTGGATCCGCGCAATGCCAGCCGCTGGGCGCTGGGTATGGTGGATGCGCTGAGCGCCGTCGACCCCGCCAATGCGGTGCGTTATCGCCGCAATGGCGAGCAGCTACAGGCGGGGCTCAAGGCTTTGGATGGGGAATTGCAGCAGGCGCTGGCCCCGGTGCACGCCACGCCCTACGTGGTTTTTCACGATGCCTATCACTATCTGGAACACCGCTATCAGCTCTCGCCGGCAGGCTCGGTCAGCCTGGGTGATGGGCGAGCGCCGGGTGCGCGACGACTGCACGAGATCCGTCAACTCTTCAACGAGCGGGGCGCATACTGCATTTTTACCGAGCCGCAGTTCGAACCACGGATTATTCGCACACTGGTGGAGGGCACCGCGGTCAGGGTAAGCGAGCTGGATCCCCTCGGGGCCCGCATTGCACCGGGCCCCGAGCTCTATTTTCGATTGATGCGCGAGTTGTCACGCAGCCTGGTGGAGTGCTTGCGCGACTAG
- a CDS encoding HDOD domain-containing protein has protein sequence MLGWLRKWMGGKPASEKASLSHGRPAVTESPAEEPESGSPCDPNSPISVGLERDYFALLMGVDSMVNRPLIKLEREALETLIELVKDSHSLSSQVPRLPTLLPKLMHSLHDPNKSGRQLAELIRSDPVTVAEVLRTANSPYYRTHSKIRDIEHAIMVLGSSGLRETVARIALRPVVQFDAGLYNQTFAPRIWEQANKCASACSLLASALRVDRFDAFLAGLMHNVGAAVAFRIMNRLMGKTPPPAGEHFRQMLTVVTPRLTYRVAREWALPETVVAGLHPKDTGSPLGQVVLTAARLAKLHTLVVAERYLPERYAESWICVPRLRRHQAGCIEELDRVLHLVGNAG, from the coding sequence ATGCTCGGTTGGTTGCGCAAATGGATGGGCGGTAAACCGGCGTCGGAGAAAGCGTCTCTCAGTCACGGCAGGCCGGCAGTGACAGAGAGTCCGGCAGAAGAACCCGAATCCGGCTCCCCCTGCGATCCCAACAGTCCGATATCGGTTGGCCTCGAGCGCGACTATTTCGCATTGCTGATGGGGGTCGATTCGATGGTCAATCGCCCCCTGATCAAACTCGAACGCGAGGCGCTCGAAACCCTCATCGAACTGGTCAAGGATTCGCATTCACTCAGCAGTCAGGTGCCACGCCTGCCGACGCTGTTGCCGAAGCTGATGCACAGCCTTCATGACCCGAACAAGTCGGGCCGTCAGTTGGCTGAACTGATCCGCAGCGATCCGGTGACCGTGGCCGAGGTGCTGCGCACCGCCAACAGCCCTTACTACCGGACTCACAGCAAGATACGCGATATCGAACATGCCATCATGGTGTTGGGTTCCAGCGGTCTGCGCGAGACTGTGGCGCGAATCGCCTTGCGCCCCGTCGTCCAGTTCGACGCCGGTCTTTACAATCAAACCTTCGCACCCCGCATCTGGGAGCAGGCCAACAAGTGCGCCAGTGCGTGTTCGCTCCTGGCCAGCGCGTTGCGGGTCGATCGCTTCGACGCGTTCCTGGCAGGATTGATGCACAACGTGGGCGCGGCCGTGGCTTTCCGCATCATGAATCGTTTGATGGGCAAGACACCGCCGCCTGCCGGCGAGCATTTTCGCCAGATGTTGACTGTGGTGACACCGCGCCTCACCTACCGCGTTGCACGCGAGTGGGCGTTGCCTGAGACGGTGGTCGCGGGTCTGCATCCGAAAGACACCGGTTCGCCGTTGGGCCAGGTGGTGCTGACTGCAGCGCGCCTGGCGAAATTGCATACCCTGGTGGTTGCGGAACGTTATCTTCCGGAGCGCTACGCGGAGTCCTGGATCTGCGTCCCGCGACTGCGCCGTCATCAGGCGGGCTGCATCGAGGAATTGGATCGCGTGCTGCATCTGGTGGGTAACGCCGGCTGA
- the fghA gene encoding S-formylglutathione hydrolase: MEPIERIKEFDGWLNRYQHASASCHCDMTFSVYLPPAAKYRRLPAVYWLSGLTCTDDNFRTKAGAQRYAAEHQVALIIPDTSPRGDDVPDEPERYDLGKGAGFYVNATRPPWARHYNMYDYVVHELPQLIEAEFPIEPGNKSIMGHSMGGHGALICALKNPGAYRSVSAFAPICNPMQCSWGEGCFGAYLGADRNDWEEYDATSLIASGAPPIELLIDQGTDDEFLADQLHPQNLREECERKNFPLQLRMQPGYDHSYHFIATFIGEHIAYHAENLRTR; this comes from the coding sequence ATGGAACCCATTGAACGCATCAAAGAGTTCGACGGATGGCTGAACCGCTACCAGCACGCATCCGCAAGCTGCCACTGCGACATGACCTTCTCCGTCTACCTGCCGCCGGCAGCGAAGTATCGGCGATTACCGGCGGTGTACTGGCTTTCGGGGCTGACCTGTACCGACGATAACTTTCGTACCAAGGCGGGAGCGCAGCGTTACGCAGCCGAGCACCAGGTGGCCCTGATCATTCCCGATACCAGTCCGCGCGGGGACGATGTACCAGATGAACCGGAGCGCTACGATTTAGGCAAAGGAGCGGGATTCTACGTCAACGCCACCCGGCCGCCGTGGGCTCGGCACTACAACATGTACGACTATGTGGTGCACGAACTGCCGCAACTGATCGAGGCCGAGTTTCCGATAGAGCCGGGTAACAAGTCGATCATGGGGCACTCCATGGGTGGCCACGGTGCACTAATCTGCGCGCTGAAGAACCCTGGGGCGTACCGTTCGGTTTCGGCCTTCGCGCCGATCTGCAATCCCATGCAGTGCAGCTGGGGAGAGGGCTGTTTTGGCGCCTACCTCGGCGCCGACAGGAACGACTGGGAGGAATACGATGCCACCTCCCTGATCGCATCCGGCGCACCCCCTATCGAGCTGCTCATCGATCAGGGTACGGATGACGAGTTTCTGGCCGACCAACTGCACCCGCAAAATCTCAGGGAGGAATGCGAGCGGAAGAACTTTCCACTGCAACTGCGCATGCAGCCCGGGTACGATCACAGCTATCACTTCATCGCCACGTTTATCGGGGAGCACATCGCCTATCACGCCGAGAACCTTCGCACCCGTTAG
- a CDS encoding S-(hydroxymethyl)glutathione dehydrogenase/class III alcohol dehydrogenase produces MKIRAAVAWEPQKPLAIEEIDIDGPREGEVLLKVVATGVCHTDAFTLSGDDPEGAFPCVLGHEGGCEVVECGPGVKNLKPGDHVIPLYIPECGDCEYCRSPKTNLCQSIAATVWTGYMPDGTRRFSKNGNPIYHYMGCSTFAEYTVVPEIALAKINPAAPLDKVCLLGCGITTGIGAVLNTAKVEPGSSVAVFGLGGIGLSCIQGAVMAKAERIIAVDINPDKWEIAKALGATDFVNPKELSGTAMEAIVEMTNGGVDYSFECIGNVEVMREALECCHSGWGVSTIIGVAGAGQEIRTRPFQLVTGRTWKGTAFGGVKGRSQLPGYVEQYMSGQIELDKMVTHTMPLEEINTAFDLMHEGKSIRSVIIF; encoded by the coding sequence ATGAAGATTCGCGCAGCTGTCGCCTGGGAACCGCAGAAACCATTGGCCATCGAAGAGATCGATATCGATGGCCCGCGCGAGGGCGAGGTATTGCTGAAGGTAGTGGCCACGGGGGTATGCCACACCGATGCATTCACACTTTCCGGCGATGACCCCGAAGGCGCATTCCCCTGCGTGCTGGGTCACGAAGGCGGTTGCGAGGTGGTGGAGTGCGGCCCCGGCGTGAAGAATCTCAAACCGGGAGACCATGTGATCCCGCTCTACATCCCCGAGTGCGGCGATTGCGAGTATTGCCGCTCGCCGAAAACCAATCTTTGCCAATCCATCGCAGCCACCGTGTGGACGGGCTACATGCCGGACGGTACCCGGCGATTTTCCAAGAACGGCAATCCCATCTACCACTATATGGGCTGCTCCACGTTCGCGGAGTACACCGTTGTGCCGGAGATCGCGCTTGCCAAGATCAATCCCGCCGCGCCGTTGGACAAGGTCTGTCTGCTGGGCTGCGGCATTACCACCGGTATCGGCGCAGTTCTCAATACGGCGAAGGTGGAACCAGGCTCCAGCGTAGCGGTATTCGGTCTGGGCGGCATCGGCCTTTCCTGCATCCAGGGCGCGGTGATGGCCAAGGCGGAACGCATCATCGCCGTGGACATCAATCCCGACAAATGGGAGATCGCCAAGGCCCTCGGCGCGACCGACTTCGTCAATCCCAAGGAGCTCAGTGGCACCGCGATGGAAGCGATTGTGGAGATGACCAACGGCGGCGTCGACTACTCCTTCGAGTGCATCGGCAACGTCGAGGTGATGCGCGAGGCGCTGGAATGCTGCCACAGCGGCTGGGGTGTCTCGACCATCATCGGTGTTGCCGGTGCCGGCCAGGAAATTCGCACGCGACCGTTTCAGCTGGTTACCGGTCGCACCTGGAAAGGAACAGCCTTTGGTGGTGTCAAAGGTCGCAGTCAGCTACCCGGGTATGTAGAGCAGTACATGAGCGGTCAAATCGAGCTGGACAAGATGGTCACTCACACCATGCCGCTGGAAGAGATCAATACCGCCTTCGATCTCATGCACGAAGGGAAAAGCATTCGTTCCGTGATCATATTCTGA
- a CDS encoding cupin domain-containing protein, with product MKIRHCTDFSWDDVEVLAYKETGAHFKEITRQVLFGEELGLQAQLRYFEIAANGYSTLERHEHAHGVMILRGRGQVLLGDRIETVGEHDLVDIPALTWHQFRATAGEPLGFLCLVNCARDQPQLPSAEDLVQLRALAPVAEFIRY from the coding sequence ATGAAGATACGACACTGCACCGATTTCAGCTGGGATGATGTCGAGGTGCTGGCCTACAAAGAGACGGGCGCGCACTTTAAGGAGATCACGCGCCAGGTACTGTTCGGCGAGGAACTGGGGCTTCAAGCACAACTGCGCTACTTTGAGATCGCAGCGAACGGCTACTCCACGCTGGAGCGCCACGAACATGCCCACGGAGTAATGATCTTGCGCGGCCGTGGCCAGGTGCTGCTGGGTGACAGGATCGAAACCGTCGGCGAACACGATCTGGTGGACATTCCCGCTCTGACCTGGCATCAGTTTCGTGCCACCGCCGGCGAGCCGCTGGGTTTTCTTTGTCTGGTCAATTGCGCGCGCGACCAGCCGCAGCTGCCCAGCGCCGAAGATCTGGTGCAACTGCGTGCCCTGGCGCCGGTGGCCGAGTTCATTCGCTATTGA
- a CDS encoding zinc ABC transporter ATP-binding protein ZnuC, with translation MNNPASPLIEGRGLSLTLGAKQLLSGVDIAVAAGEIVTLIGPNGAGKSTLVRLLLGLMKPTSGTVERQPNLSIGYLPQHLTIDPVLPLSVRRMLTLTQRASLTEQEQALTQVGVAHLADAPLETLSGGERQRVLLARALLRRPQLLVLDEPTQGVDFAGEAALYQLIGELRTRHGCGVLMISHDLHLVMAATDRVVCLNQHICCAGEPESVRQHPEYLALFEPHLAGKLAVYAHHHDHDHDLSGEVVNCAHDHALPRTGEPPDGR, from the coding sequence ATGAATAATCCCGCTTCGCCGCTGATCGAAGGCCGCGGCCTGTCGCTGACGCTGGGGGCCAAGCAGCTCCTCAGCGGGGTCGATATCGCGGTGGCGGCGGGTGAGATCGTCACCCTCATCGGCCCCAACGGGGCCGGTAAATCGACCCTGGTCAGGCTGCTGTTGGGGCTGATGAAACCCACCAGTGGCACCGTCGAGCGCCAACCCAATCTCTCCATCGGTTATCTGCCCCAGCACCTGACCATCGACCCGGTGCTGCCCCTCTCAGTGCGCCGCATGCTGACACTGACCCAGCGGGCATCGCTGACCGAGCAGGAGCAAGCGCTCACCCAGGTCGGCGTGGCGCACCTTGCCGATGCCCCGCTGGAGACCCTCTCCGGTGGCGAACGCCAGCGGGTGCTGCTGGCCCGCGCCCTCCTGCGACGCCCGCAACTGCTGGTGCTCGACGAGCCGACCCAGGGCGTCGATTTTGCCGGTGAAGCGGCCCTCTACCAGCTGATCGGCGAGCTGCGCACACGCCACGGATGCGGCGTGCTGATGATCTCCCACGACCTGCATCTGGTGATGGCCGCCACCGACCGCGTGGTCTGCCTCAACCAGCATATCTGCTGCGCCGGGGAGCCCGAATCGGTGCGCCAGCACCCGGAGTACCTGGCGCTGTTCGAGCCGCATTTGGCGGGCAAACTGGCGGTCTACGCCCATCACCACGACCATGACCACGATCTCTCCGGAGAAGTGGTGAATTGCGCGCACGACCACGCCCTGCCCCGGACAGGGGAGCCGCCCGATGGTCGATGA
- a CDS encoding response regulator has protein sequence MHRRTSVPVTPRVLIVDDANFTRDLIRKAVRSRFPHFHLEEATNGKQAQRKLASDTFQLILCDWEMPEMGGDELLHWVRGNEATKTLPFIMITSRGDKENVVQAIQLGVSNYVTKPFTTDKLVDVIVKVLAKHLPASALRPPTGTRPASMGNDSANVLLAAANKEIGRSGAIPVAAHITRDRTAGAAPDLPGTVKVTAKLIAQIRFGTAIAKCLIKEIGLDEVTAVLRRDGDIPAILDLAVFDFENTTGGTSRINAFVHRLEARDPSQESEFINITLRFVDDDAGKRRHLADLVRSVRSD, from the coding sequence ATTCACCGCCGTACGAGCGTACCCGTGACCCCCAGAGTCCTCATTGTCGACGACGCCAATTTCACCCGCGACCTGATAAGAAAAGCTGTGCGCAGCCGCTTTCCTCATTTTCATCTGGAGGAGGCGACAAATGGCAAGCAGGCACAAAGGAAACTCGCCAGCGACACCTTTCAATTGATTCTTTGCGATTGGGAGATGCCCGAGATGGGCGGTGATGAACTGCTGCACTGGGTGCGCGGCAATGAGGCAACCAAAACACTTCCCTTCATCATGATCACCAGCCGCGGCGACAAAGAGAACGTCGTTCAAGCCATTCAACTCGGTGTGAGCAACTATGTCACCAAACCCTTCACGACCGACAAGCTGGTGGACGTGATCGTCAAAGTGCTGGCCAAACACCTGCCCGCAAGCGCACTGCGGCCACCCACAGGCACCCGTCCAGCGTCCATGGGCAACGATTCCGCCAACGTGCTGTTGGCGGCGGCAAACAAAGAGATCGGTCGCTCCGGGGCCATTCCTGTCGCCGCGCACATTACACGCGATCGCACCGCCGGCGCCGCCCCCGATCTCCCGGGTACGGTCAAGGTTACCGCAAAACTGATCGCGCAGATCCGTTTTGGTACCGCAATCGCCAAGTGCCTGATCAAGGAGATCGGTCTCGATGAGGTGACGGCAGTGCTGCGTCGCGATGGCGACATCCCGGCCATCCTCGATCTCGCGGTGTTCGATTTCGAGAATACCACCGGCGGCACCTCGCGCATCAACGCCTTTGTTCACCGGCTCGAGGCACGCGATCCCAGTCAGGAATCGGAATTCATCAATATCACGCTGCGCTTCGTGGACGACGATGCCGGGAAGCGCCGGCACCTGGCGGACCTTGTGCGATCGGTTCGGAGCGACTGA